The following proteins are encoded in a genomic region of Molothrus aeneus isolate 106 chromosome 14, BPBGC_Maene_1.0, whole genome shotgun sequence:
- the LOC136562769 gene encoding basic proline-rich protein-like, producing the protein MRDIERHGTVRRPQVCHRSPPAALGPAGPEAAAPPVVPGQARSAPSRTAPVLTASPGPGPHRPRHPHGPRRPAASQRPGAAPPCGHRLPGPARPCPATPPRAVSGPAQHRPVPAPLPRPLALAPPRPSARPPPLSRNWCEERWITPQAPPSRRGPRLPASPGMAPLRGEGPDYSISAESPAQPHGSAAGPAPLPAAVCQPGRAAPGPD; encoded by the exons ATGCGGGACATCGAGCGGCACGGCACGGTGCGGCGGCCGCAAGTTTGTCACCGGTCCCCGCCCGCGGCACTGGGGCCCGCAGGCCCGGAGGCCGCCGCACCCCCCGTGGTGCCCGGCCAGGCCCGCTCCGCACCGTCCCGCACCGCCCCGGTGCTGACAGCCTCGCCCGGCCCGGGGCCGCACCGCCCCCGGCACCCGCACGGGCCTCGGAGACCGGCGGCCTCGCAGCGCCCTGGCGCGGCCCCGCCGTGCGGGCACCggctgcccggcccggcccggccctgcccggccaCGCCGCCCCGGGCTGTGTCGGGCCCCGCGCAGCACCGCCCCGTGCCCGCTCCTCTCCCGCGGCCCCTCGCCctggccccgccgcgcccctcCGCCCGGCCCCCGC CGCTGTCACGGAACTGGTGTGAGGAGCGGTGGATAACACCACAGGCACCCCCAAGCCGCAGAGGGCCCCGGCTGCCCGCATCCCCGGGAATGGCCCCGCTGCGGGGCGAGGGTCCCGACTACAGCATCTCGGCAGAATCTCCGGCTCAG CCCCACGGCAGCGCCgccggccctgccccgctgcctGCCGCCGTGTGCCAGCCAGGCCGGGCGGCCCCGGGCCCGGATTAG